In a single window of the Pseudopipra pipra isolate bDixPip1 chromosome Z, bDixPip1.hap1, whole genome shotgun sequence genome:
- the SNX2 gene encoding sorting nexin-2 isoform X2, which yields MAAEREPPPLGEARLADLEELEDGEDLFTSTVSTLESSPSSPEPASLPAEDLSTNSNGPKPAEIMLDGDREDLFAEATEEVSLDSPERDPILSPEPTPAITPVTPTTLVAPRMESKSITAPVIFDRSREEIEEEANGDLFDIEINVSDPEKVGDGMNAYMAYRVTTKTSLSMFHKNEFSVKRRFSDFLGLHSKLATKYMHIGYIVPPAPEKSIVGMTKVKVGKEDSSSTEFVEKRRAALERYLQRTVKHPTLLQDPDLRQFLESSELPRAVNTQALSGAGILRMVNKAADAVNKMTIKMNESDAWFEEKQQQFENLDQQLRKLHASVEALVCHRKELSANTAAFAKSAAMLGNSEDHTALSRALSQLAEVEEKIDQLHQEQAFADFYVFSELLGDYIRLIAAVKGVFDHRMKCWQKWQDAQVTLQKKREAEAKLQLANKPDKLQQAKDEIKEWETKVQQGEKDFEQISKTIRKEVGRFEKERVKDFKTVIIEYLESLVQTQQQLIKYWEAFLPEAKAIA from the exons tcaAGTCCTTCATCTCCGGAGCCAGCAAGTCTTCCTGCAGAAGACCTGAGCACAAACTCCAATGGTCCAAAGCCAGCAGAAATCATGCTGGATGGCGACAGAGAAGACCTCTTTGCTG AAGCAACAGAAGAAGTTTCATTGGACAGTCCGGAGAGGGATCCAATACTTTCACCAGAACCTACTCCTGCAATCACTCCTGTAACACCTACTACATTAGTAGCTCCCAGAATGGAATCAAAAAGCATAACAGCCCCAGTGATTTTTGATAGATCCAGAGAAGAG ATTGAAGAGGAAGCAAATGGAGATTTGTTTGATATAGAAATCAATGTATCAGACCCAGAGAAAGTTG GAGATGGCATGAATGCTTATATGGCATACAGAGTAACAACAAAG acatcaCTATCAATGTTCCACAAAAATGAGTTCTCTGTTAAAAGAAGATTCAGTGATTTTCTTGGCTTGCACAGCAAATTAGCAACGAAGTACATGCATATTGGTTATATTGTGCCTCCAGCTCCAGAAAAAAGTATTGTAG GCATGACCAAGGTTAAAGTAGGCAAAGAAGATTCTTCATCTACTGAATTTGTAGAGAAAAGAAGAGCCGCTCTAGAAAG GTATCTACAACGAACAGTAAAGCACCCAACCTTGCTACAGGATCCAGATTTAAGACAGTTCTTGGAAAGTTCTGAG CTGCCGAGAGCGGTTAACACCCAGGCTCTGAGTGGAGCAGGAATATTGAGGATGGTGAACAAGGCTGCCGACGCTGTCAACAAAATGACAATCAAGATGAATGAATCGGATGCA TGGtttgaagaaaaacagcagcaatttGAGAATCTGGATCAGCAACTTAGGAAACTTCATGCCAGTGTTGAAGCATTAGTCTGCCACAGAAAAG AGCTTTCAGCCAACACAGCTGCCTTTGCTAAAAGTGCTGCCATGTTAGGTAACTCTGAGGATCACACTGCCCTATCTAGAGCTTTGTCTCAGCTTGCAGAGGTTGAGGAGAAGATAGATCAATTGCATCAAGAACAAGCTTTTGCTGATTTCTATGTGTTCTCAGAGCTTCTTGGGGATTACATTCGTCTGATTGCTGCAGTAAAA GGTGTGTTCGACCATCGAATGAAATGCTGGCAGAAGTGGCAAGATGCTCAGGTCACTTTACAAAAAAAACGTGAAGCTGAAGCAAAGCTCCAACTTGCCAACAAACCTGATAAATTGCAGCAAGCTAAAGATGAGATAAAAGAG TGGGAGACAAAAGTTCAGCAAGGGGAAAAAGATTTTGAACAGATCTCCAAAACCATTCGCAAGGAAGTGGGAAGATTTGAG AAGGAACGAGTGAAAGACTTTAAAACTGTTATTATCGAGTACTTAGAGTCGTTAGTGCAAACACAACAGCAG CTAATAAAATACTGGGAGGCATTCctacctgaagccaaagccatTGCCTAA
- the SNX2 gene encoding sorting nexin-2 isoform X1, with protein sequence MAAEREPPPLGEARLADLEELEDGEDLFTSTVSTLESSPSSPEPASLPAEDLSTNSNGPKPAEIMLDGDREDLFAEATEEVSLDSPERDPILSPEPTPAITPVTPTTLVAPRMESKSITAPVIFDRSREEIEEEANGDLFDIEINVSDPEKVGDGMNAYMAYRVTTKTSLSMFHKNEFSVKRRFSDFLGLHSKLATKYMHIGYIVPPAPEKSIVGMTKVKVGKEDSSSTEFVEKRRAALERYLQRTVKHPTLLQDPDLRQFLESSELPRAVNTQALSGAGILRMVNKAADAVNKMTIKMNESDAWFEEKQQQFENLDQQLRKLHASVEALVCHRKELSANTAAFAKSAAMLGNSEDHTALSRALSQLAEVEEKIDQLHQEQAFADFYVFSELLGDYIRLIAAVKGVFDHRMKCWQKWQDAQVTLQKKREAEAKLQLANKPDKLQQAKDEIKEEIEEWETKVQQGEKDFEQISKTIRKEVGRFEKERVKDFKTVIIEYLESLVQTQQQLIKYWEAFLPEAKAIA encoded by the exons tcaAGTCCTTCATCTCCGGAGCCAGCAAGTCTTCCTGCAGAAGACCTGAGCACAAACTCCAATGGTCCAAAGCCAGCAGAAATCATGCTGGATGGCGACAGAGAAGACCTCTTTGCTG AAGCAACAGAAGAAGTTTCATTGGACAGTCCGGAGAGGGATCCAATACTTTCACCAGAACCTACTCCTGCAATCACTCCTGTAACACCTACTACATTAGTAGCTCCCAGAATGGAATCAAAAAGCATAACAGCCCCAGTGATTTTTGATAGATCCAGAGAAGAG ATTGAAGAGGAAGCAAATGGAGATTTGTTTGATATAGAAATCAATGTATCAGACCCAGAGAAAGTTG GAGATGGCATGAATGCTTATATGGCATACAGAGTAACAACAAAG acatcaCTATCAATGTTCCACAAAAATGAGTTCTCTGTTAAAAGAAGATTCAGTGATTTTCTTGGCTTGCACAGCAAATTAGCAACGAAGTACATGCATATTGGTTATATTGTGCCTCCAGCTCCAGAAAAAAGTATTGTAG GCATGACCAAGGTTAAAGTAGGCAAAGAAGATTCTTCATCTACTGAATTTGTAGAGAAAAGAAGAGCCGCTCTAGAAAG GTATCTACAACGAACAGTAAAGCACCCAACCTTGCTACAGGATCCAGATTTAAGACAGTTCTTGGAAAGTTCTGAG CTGCCGAGAGCGGTTAACACCCAGGCTCTGAGTGGAGCAGGAATATTGAGGATGGTGAACAAGGCTGCCGACGCTGTCAACAAAATGACAATCAAGATGAATGAATCGGATGCA TGGtttgaagaaaaacagcagcaatttGAGAATCTGGATCAGCAACTTAGGAAACTTCATGCCAGTGTTGAAGCATTAGTCTGCCACAGAAAAG AGCTTTCAGCCAACACAGCTGCCTTTGCTAAAAGTGCTGCCATGTTAGGTAACTCTGAGGATCACACTGCCCTATCTAGAGCTTTGTCTCAGCTTGCAGAGGTTGAGGAGAAGATAGATCAATTGCATCAAGAACAAGCTTTTGCTGATTTCTATGTGTTCTCAGAGCTTCTTGGGGATTACATTCGTCTGATTGCTGCAGTAAAA GGTGTGTTCGACCATCGAATGAAATGCTGGCAGAAGTGGCAAGATGCTCAGGTCACTTTACAAAAAAAACGTGAAGCTGAAGCAAAGCTCCAACTTGCCAACAAACCTGATAAATTGCAGCAAGCTAAAGATGAGATAAAAGAG GAAATTGAGGAG TGGGAGACAAAAGTTCAGCAAGGGGAAAAAGATTTTGAACAGATCTCCAAAACCATTCGCAAGGAAGTGGGAAGATTTGAG AAGGAACGAGTGAAAGACTTTAAAACTGTTATTATCGAGTACTTAGAGTCGTTAGTGCAAACACAACAGCAG CTAATAAAATACTGGGAGGCATTCctacctgaagccaaagccatTGCCTAA